One genomic window of Salvia miltiorrhiza cultivar Shanhuang (shh) chromosome 4, IMPLAD_Smil_shh, whole genome shotgun sequence includes the following:
- the LOC131021493 gene encoding uncharacterized protein LOC131021493 isoform X2 codes for MMSSAIPAMHRVGSSGNTSNSVRTRKEKRLTYVLNDADDTKHCAGVNCLAVSKSAEQEGSEYLFTGSRDGTLKRWALSEDSATFSATFESHVDWVNDAVLTGGNTLVSCSSDTTVKVWNCLSDGVCARTFHQHSDYVTCLAAAEKNSNVFASGGLGGEVFIWDLEASLNPVSKSSDANSDDCSTSTNGLGSLPSTSLRPINSSNNISVHATQSQGYAPIAAKGHKESVYALATNDRGTLLVSGGTEKVVRVWDPRTGSKTMKLRGHTDNIRALLLDSTGRYCLSGSSDSMIRLWDLAQQRCIHSYAVHTDSVWALAATPSFSHVYSGGRDLSLYLTDLATRESVLLCSKEHPILQLELHGDGIWVSTTDSSVHRWPAEAHNPLKVFQRGGSFLAGNLSFSRARVSLEGSTPVPVYKEPSLTIYGTSAIVQHEILNNRRHVLTKDTAGTVKLWEITKGLVTENYGEVPFEKKKEELFEMVNVPTWFTVDTRLGSLSVHLDTPQCFSAEMYSADLGIAGKPEDDKVNLARETLKGLLAHWLTKRRQRFGSQSSANGEIPPGKEMSTRTLTLSRIEGDSNSENDSAVYPPFEFLAASPPSIVTEGSQGGPWRKKITDLDGTEDEKDFPWWVLDCVLNNRLPPRENTKCSFYLHPCEGSNVQVLTQGKLSAPRILRIHKVVNYVVEKMLLDKPIDNLNADGTFAPNAPGGQIPHPVVGDGSLRSGLKPWQKLRPSIEILCNNQVLPPDMSLATVRAYIWKKSEDLILNYRIVQGR; via the exons ATGATGTCTTCAGCCATTCCAGCGATGCATCGCGTTGGAAGTTCAGGAAACACATCCAATTCAGTTCGTACTCGCAAGGAAAAGAGGTTAACATATGTATTGAACGATGCAGATGATACAAAG CATTGTGCTGGCGTAAACTGCTTGGCCGTATCGAAATCTGCAGAACAAGAAGGAAGTGAGTACCTCTTCACTGGTAGTCGTGATGGCACATTGAAGAGATGGGCATTATCGGAAGATTCTGCTACTTTTTCTGCTACATTTGAGTCTCATGTTGATTGG GTTAACGATGCAGTTCTAACGGGTGGTAACACTTTGGTCTCTTGCtcctctgataccactgttaaG gtATGGAATTGCTTGTCTGATGGAGTATGTGCCAGGACGTTTCATCAACACTCTGACTATGTCACTTGCCTGGCAGCAGCAGAGAAAAAT AGCAATGTCTTTGCCTCTGGAGGCCTTGGTGGGGAAGTTTTCATATGGGATCTGGAAGCTTCTCTGAATCCCGTTTCCAAATCAAGTGATGCAAATTCAGATGATTGTTCAACTAGTACTAATGGTTTGGGATCTTTGCCGAGTACTAGTCTTCGTCCTATCAACTCAAGCAATAACATATCTGTGCACGCCACCCAATCTCAAGGCTATGCTCCAATTGCTGCAAAAGGCCATAAAGAGTCAGTTTATGCGTTGGCAACTAATGACCGGGGAACTCTTCTTGTATCCGGTGGAACTGAGAAG GTTGTGCGTGTTTGGGACCCCAGGACGGGCTCTAAGACCATGAAGCTAAGAGGGCACACAGATAATATCAGAGCGCTGTTATTGGATTCTACAGGCAG ATATTGTTTATCTGGCTCGTCTGATTCTATGATCAG GTTGTGGGATCTTGCTCAACAGCGATGCATTCATTCCTATGCTGTGCACACAGACTCTGTCTGGGCACTAGCCGCTACTCCATCATTTAGTCATGTTTATAGTGGTGGGAGGGACCTTTCT TTGTATTTAACTGATTTGGCGACAAGAGAAAGCGTACTGCTATGTTCAAAAGAACATCCTATACTGCAACTAGAACTGCATGGTGATGGTATATGGGTTTCCACAACGGATTCTTCTGTACATAGATGGCCTGCAGAGGCGCATAATCCCCTTAAAGTATTCCAAAGAGGTGGCTCATTTTTAGCTGGTAACTTGTCTTTTTCAAGGGCAAGGGTTTCACTGGAAGGTTCTACACCT GTTCCTGTTTATAAAGAACCGTCTCTTACCATTTATGGAACTTCGGCTATAGTGCAGCATGAGATTTTAAATAATAGAAGACATGTCCTGACAAAG GACACTGCTGGTACAGTAAAGTTGTGGGAAATCACGAAGGGTTTGGTCACAGAAAATTATGGAGAG GTTCCATTTgagaagaagaaagaggaattgtttgagatg GTGAATGTTCCAACATGGTTCACAGTAGATACAAGGCTTGGGAGTTTGTCCGTGCACTTAGACACACCACAATGTTTTTCTGCTGAGATGTACTCTGCTGATCTAGGGATTGCTGGGAAACCTGAGGATGACAAG GTCAATTTGGCAAGAGAAACCCTCAAAGGGCTATTGGCGCATTGGTTGACCAAAAGAAGGCAGAGATTTGGGTCTCAATCTTCAGCTAATGGAGAAATTCCACCAGGAAAGGAAATGTCTACAAGAACTTTAACCCTGTCTCGAATAGAAGGAGATAGTAATTCGGAGAATGACTCTGCAGTATATCCACCCTTCGAATTTTTAGCAGCTTCCCCTCCTTCCATTGTTACTGAAGGCTCTCAGGGAGGACCCTGGAGAAAGAAAATTACTGACTTAGATGGAACTGAAGATGAGAAAGACTTCCCTTGGTGGGTTCTTGATTGTGTGCTGAATAATCGCCTTCCTCCAAGGGAAAATACCAA ATGTAGCTTCTATTTGCATCCGTGTGAAGGTTCTAATGTGCAGGTCCTCACACAAGGGAAACTGAGTGCTCCTCGCATTTTGAGAATACACAAG GTTGTCAACTATGTGGTAGAAAAGATGCTTCTTGACAAGCCAATTGATAATCTGAATGCTGATGGAACTTTTGCTCCGAATGCACCTGGAGGTCAGATTCCACATCCAGTTGTAGGAGATGGTTCTCTCCGATCTGGGCTGAAACCTTGGCAAAAACTCAGGCCTTCTATAGAGATTCTTTGCAATAACCAG GTATTACCTCCAGACATGAGCTTGGCCACTGTTCGGGCTTACATATGGAAGAAATCTGAAGACCTTATCCTTAACTACAGAATTGTGCAGGGCAGGTGA
- the LOC131021493 gene encoding uncharacterized protein LOC131021493 isoform X1, with amino-acid sequence MMSSAIPAMHRVGSSGNTSNSVRTRKEKRLTYVLNDADDTKHCAGVNCLAVSKSAEQEGSEYLFTGSRDGTLKRWALSEDSATFSATFESHVDWVNDAVLTGGNTLVSCSSDTTVKVWNCLSDGVCARTFHQHSDYVTCLAAAEKNSNVFASGGLGGEVFIWDLEASLNPVSKSSDANSDDCSTSTNGLGSLPSTSLRPINSSNNISVHATQSQGYAPIAAKGHKESVYALATNDRGTLLVSGGTEKVVRVWDPRTGSKTMKLRGHTDNIRALLLDSTGRYCLSGSSDSMIRLWDLAQQRCIHSYAVHTDSVWALAATPSFSHVYSGGRDLSLYLTDLATRESVLLCSKEHPILQLELHGDGIWVSTTDSSVHRWPAEAHNPLKVFQRGGSFLAGNLSFSRARVSLEGSTPVPVYKEPSLTIYGTSAIVQHEILNNRRHVLTKDTAGTVKLWEITKGLVTENYGEVPFEKKKEELFEMVNVPTWFTVDTRLGSLSVHLDTPQCFSAEMYSADLGIAGKPEDDKVNLARETLKGLLAHWLTKRRQRFGSQSSANGEIPPGKEMSTRTLTLSRIEGDSNSENDSAVYPPFEFLAASPPSIVTEGSQGGPWRKKITDLDGTEDEKDFPWWVLDCVLNNRLPPRENTKCSFYLHPCEGSNVQVLTQGKLSAPRILRIHKVVNYVVEKMLLDKPIDNLNADGTFAPNAPGGQIPHPVVGDGSLRSGLKPWQKLRPSIEILCNNQVLPPDMSLATVRAYIWKKSEDLILNYRIVQGRSQVVL; translated from the exons ATGATGTCTTCAGCCATTCCAGCGATGCATCGCGTTGGAAGTTCAGGAAACACATCCAATTCAGTTCGTACTCGCAAGGAAAAGAGGTTAACATATGTATTGAACGATGCAGATGATACAAAG CATTGTGCTGGCGTAAACTGCTTGGCCGTATCGAAATCTGCAGAACAAGAAGGAAGTGAGTACCTCTTCACTGGTAGTCGTGATGGCACATTGAAGAGATGGGCATTATCGGAAGATTCTGCTACTTTTTCTGCTACATTTGAGTCTCATGTTGATTGG GTTAACGATGCAGTTCTAACGGGTGGTAACACTTTGGTCTCTTGCtcctctgataccactgttaaG gtATGGAATTGCTTGTCTGATGGAGTATGTGCCAGGACGTTTCATCAACACTCTGACTATGTCACTTGCCTGGCAGCAGCAGAGAAAAAT AGCAATGTCTTTGCCTCTGGAGGCCTTGGTGGGGAAGTTTTCATATGGGATCTGGAAGCTTCTCTGAATCCCGTTTCCAAATCAAGTGATGCAAATTCAGATGATTGTTCAACTAGTACTAATGGTTTGGGATCTTTGCCGAGTACTAGTCTTCGTCCTATCAACTCAAGCAATAACATATCTGTGCACGCCACCCAATCTCAAGGCTATGCTCCAATTGCTGCAAAAGGCCATAAAGAGTCAGTTTATGCGTTGGCAACTAATGACCGGGGAACTCTTCTTGTATCCGGTGGAACTGAGAAG GTTGTGCGTGTTTGGGACCCCAGGACGGGCTCTAAGACCATGAAGCTAAGAGGGCACACAGATAATATCAGAGCGCTGTTATTGGATTCTACAGGCAG ATATTGTTTATCTGGCTCGTCTGATTCTATGATCAG GTTGTGGGATCTTGCTCAACAGCGATGCATTCATTCCTATGCTGTGCACACAGACTCTGTCTGGGCACTAGCCGCTACTCCATCATTTAGTCATGTTTATAGTGGTGGGAGGGACCTTTCT TTGTATTTAACTGATTTGGCGACAAGAGAAAGCGTACTGCTATGTTCAAAAGAACATCCTATACTGCAACTAGAACTGCATGGTGATGGTATATGGGTTTCCACAACGGATTCTTCTGTACATAGATGGCCTGCAGAGGCGCATAATCCCCTTAAAGTATTCCAAAGAGGTGGCTCATTTTTAGCTGGTAACTTGTCTTTTTCAAGGGCAAGGGTTTCACTGGAAGGTTCTACACCT GTTCCTGTTTATAAAGAACCGTCTCTTACCATTTATGGAACTTCGGCTATAGTGCAGCATGAGATTTTAAATAATAGAAGACATGTCCTGACAAAG GACACTGCTGGTACAGTAAAGTTGTGGGAAATCACGAAGGGTTTGGTCACAGAAAATTATGGAGAG GTTCCATTTgagaagaagaaagaggaattgtttgagatg GTGAATGTTCCAACATGGTTCACAGTAGATACAAGGCTTGGGAGTTTGTCCGTGCACTTAGACACACCACAATGTTTTTCTGCTGAGATGTACTCTGCTGATCTAGGGATTGCTGGGAAACCTGAGGATGACAAG GTCAATTTGGCAAGAGAAACCCTCAAAGGGCTATTGGCGCATTGGTTGACCAAAAGAAGGCAGAGATTTGGGTCTCAATCTTCAGCTAATGGAGAAATTCCACCAGGAAAGGAAATGTCTACAAGAACTTTAACCCTGTCTCGAATAGAAGGAGATAGTAATTCGGAGAATGACTCTGCAGTATATCCACCCTTCGAATTTTTAGCAGCTTCCCCTCCTTCCATTGTTACTGAAGGCTCTCAGGGAGGACCCTGGAGAAAGAAAATTACTGACTTAGATGGAACTGAAGATGAGAAAGACTTCCCTTGGTGGGTTCTTGATTGTGTGCTGAATAATCGCCTTCCTCCAAGGGAAAATACCAA ATGTAGCTTCTATTTGCATCCGTGTGAAGGTTCTAATGTGCAGGTCCTCACACAAGGGAAACTGAGTGCTCCTCGCATTTTGAGAATACACAAG GTTGTCAACTATGTGGTAGAAAAGATGCTTCTTGACAAGCCAATTGATAATCTGAATGCTGATGGAACTTTTGCTCCGAATGCACCTGGAGGTCAGATTCCACATCCAGTTGTAGGAGATGGTTCTCTCCGATCTGGGCTGAAACCTTGGCAAAAACTCAGGCCTTCTATAGAGATTCTTTGCAATAACCAG GTATTACCTCCAGACATGAGCTTGGCCACTGTTCGGGCTTACATATGGAAGAAATCTGAAGACCTTATCCTTAACTACAGAATTGTGCAGGGCAG GAGCCAGGTAGTTCTATGA
- the LOC131021493 gene encoding uncharacterized protein LOC131021493 isoform X3 → MHRVGSSGNTSNSVRTRKEKRLTYVLNDADDTKHCAGVNCLAVSKSAEQEGSEYLFTGSRDGTLKRWALSEDSATFSATFESHVDWVNDAVLTGGNTLVSCSSDTTVKVWNCLSDGVCARTFHQHSDYVTCLAAAEKNSNVFASGGLGGEVFIWDLEASLNPVSKSSDANSDDCSTSTNGLGSLPSTSLRPINSSNNISVHATQSQGYAPIAAKGHKESVYALATNDRGTLLVSGGTEKVVRVWDPRTGSKTMKLRGHTDNIRALLLDSTGRYCLSGSSDSMIRLWDLAQQRCIHSYAVHTDSVWALAATPSFSHVYSGGRDLSLYLTDLATRESVLLCSKEHPILQLELHGDGIWVSTTDSSVHRWPAEAHNPLKVFQRGGSFLAGNLSFSRARVSLEGSTPVPVYKEPSLTIYGTSAIVQHEILNNRRHVLTKDTAGTVKLWEITKGLVTENYGEVPFEKKKEELFEMVNVPTWFTVDTRLGSLSVHLDTPQCFSAEMYSADLGIAGKPEDDKVNLARETLKGLLAHWLTKRRQRFGSQSSANGEIPPGKEMSTRTLTLSRIEGDSNSENDSAVYPPFEFLAASPPSIVTEGSQGGPWRKKITDLDGTEDEKDFPWWVLDCVLNNRLPPRENTKCSFYLHPCEGSNVQVLTQGKLSAPRILRIHKVVNYVVEKMLLDKPIDNLNADGTFAPNAPGGQIPHPVVGDGSLRSGLKPWQKLRPSIEILCNNQVLPPDMSLATVRAYIWKKSEDLILNYRIVQGRSQVVL, encoded by the exons ATGCATCGCGTTGGAAGTTCAGGAAACACATCCAATTCAGTTCGTACTCGCAAGGAAAAGAGGTTAACATATGTATTGAACGATGCAGATGATACAAAG CATTGTGCTGGCGTAAACTGCTTGGCCGTATCGAAATCTGCAGAACAAGAAGGAAGTGAGTACCTCTTCACTGGTAGTCGTGATGGCACATTGAAGAGATGGGCATTATCGGAAGATTCTGCTACTTTTTCTGCTACATTTGAGTCTCATGTTGATTGG GTTAACGATGCAGTTCTAACGGGTGGTAACACTTTGGTCTCTTGCtcctctgataccactgttaaG gtATGGAATTGCTTGTCTGATGGAGTATGTGCCAGGACGTTTCATCAACACTCTGACTATGTCACTTGCCTGGCAGCAGCAGAGAAAAAT AGCAATGTCTTTGCCTCTGGAGGCCTTGGTGGGGAAGTTTTCATATGGGATCTGGAAGCTTCTCTGAATCCCGTTTCCAAATCAAGTGATGCAAATTCAGATGATTGTTCAACTAGTACTAATGGTTTGGGATCTTTGCCGAGTACTAGTCTTCGTCCTATCAACTCAAGCAATAACATATCTGTGCACGCCACCCAATCTCAAGGCTATGCTCCAATTGCTGCAAAAGGCCATAAAGAGTCAGTTTATGCGTTGGCAACTAATGACCGGGGAACTCTTCTTGTATCCGGTGGAACTGAGAAG GTTGTGCGTGTTTGGGACCCCAGGACGGGCTCTAAGACCATGAAGCTAAGAGGGCACACAGATAATATCAGAGCGCTGTTATTGGATTCTACAGGCAG ATATTGTTTATCTGGCTCGTCTGATTCTATGATCAG GTTGTGGGATCTTGCTCAACAGCGATGCATTCATTCCTATGCTGTGCACACAGACTCTGTCTGGGCACTAGCCGCTACTCCATCATTTAGTCATGTTTATAGTGGTGGGAGGGACCTTTCT TTGTATTTAACTGATTTGGCGACAAGAGAAAGCGTACTGCTATGTTCAAAAGAACATCCTATACTGCAACTAGAACTGCATGGTGATGGTATATGGGTTTCCACAACGGATTCTTCTGTACATAGATGGCCTGCAGAGGCGCATAATCCCCTTAAAGTATTCCAAAGAGGTGGCTCATTTTTAGCTGGTAACTTGTCTTTTTCAAGGGCAAGGGTTTCACTGGAAGGTTCTACACCT GTTCCTGTTTATAAAGAACCGTCTCTTACCATTTATGGAACTTCGGCTATAGTGCAGCATGAGATTTTAAATAATAGAAGACATGTCCTGACAAAG GACACTGCTGGTACAGTAAAGTTGTGGGAAATCACGAAGGGTTTGGTCACAGAAAATTATGGAGAG GTTCCATTTgagaagaagaaagaggaattgtttgagatg GTGAATGTTCCAACATGGTTCACAGTAGATACAAGGCTTGGGAGTTTGTCCGTGCACTTAGACACACCACAATGTTTTTCTGCTGAGATGTACTCTGCTGATCTAGGGATTGCTGGGAAACCTGAGGATGACAAG GTCAATTTGGCAAGAGAAACCCTCAAAGGGCTATTGGCGCATTGGTTGACCAAAAGAAGGCAGAGATTTGGGTCTCAATCTTCAGCTAATGGAGAAATTCCACCAGGAAAGGAAATGTCTACAAGAACTTTAACCCTGTCTCGAATAGAAGGAGATAGTAATTCGGAGAATGACTCTGCAGTATATCCACCCTTCGAATTTTTAGCAGCTTCCCCTCCTTCCATTGTTACTGAAGGCTCTCAGGGAGGACCCTGGAGAAAGAAAATTACTGACTTAGATGGAACTGAAGATGAGAAAGACTTCCCTTGGTGGGTTCTTGATTGTGTGCTGAATAATCGCCTTCCTCCAAGGGAAAATACCAA ATGTAGCTTCTATTTGCATCCGTGTGAAGGTTCTAATGTGCAGGTCCTCACACAAGGGAAACTGAGTGCTCCTCGCATTTTGAGAATACACAAG GTTGTCAACTATGTGGTAGAAAAGATGCTTCTTGACAAGCCAATTGATAATCTGAATGCTGATGGAACTTTTGCTCCGAATGCACCTGGAGGTCAGATTCCACATCCAGTTGTAGGAGATGGTTCTCTCCGATCTGGGCTGAAACCTTGGCAAAAACTCAGGCCTTCTATAGAGATTCTTTGCAATAACCAG GTATTACCTCCAGACATGAGCTTGGCCACTGTTCGGGCTTACATATGGAAGAAATCTGAAGACCTTATCCTTAACTACAGAATTGTGCAGGGCAG GAGCCAGGTAGTTCTATGA